In one Rhodothermia bacterium genomic region, the following are encoded:
- a CDS encoding SRPBCC family protein, translated as MTSNKITVTAVVSADKQKVWNCYTMPEHITKWNFADSSWHCPSATNDLKVGGRYIARMEAKDGSFGFDFEAIYTEIIEGEHFTYAFGERVVHVTFKDLKGKTEVCVMFDPETENPIELQRKGWQAILNSFKSYTETA; from the coding sequence ATGACATCAAACAAAATAACGGTAACGGCGGTCGTTTCAGCGGACAAACAAAAGGTTTGGAATTGCTACACAATGCCCGAACACATAACAAAATGGAATTTTGCAGATTCAAGCTGGCACTGCCCAAGCGCTACGAATGACTTGAAAGTTGGCGGACGATATATTGCACGGATGGAAGCAAAAGATGGAAGCTTTGGCTTTGACTTTGAAGCCATTTATACGGAGATTATTGAAGGTGAGCATTTTACGTATGCGTTTGGTGAACGGGTTGTGCATGTTACCTTCAAAGACCTAAAGGGGAAAACCGAAGTTTGCGTGATGTTTGATCCCGAAACCGAAAACCCTATCGAGTTACAAAGAAAGGGCTGGCAGGCCATATTAAATAGCTTCAAAAGCTATACAGAAACAGCCTGA